Genomic segment of Triticum aestivum cultivar Chinese Spring chromosome 6A, IWGSC CS RefSeq v2.1, whole genome shotgun sequence:
TGAGAATCAGACCTTCCCCCAGCTTCTCTCAGAATTTTGAACCCATATTTTTCTAACAATCCTAGCTActtccttcgtcccataatataagtatTTTTGACATAGTGTAGTGCCAAAAGATGCTCTTATATTATAGGATAGAGGAAGTAGTTAGGATGAAAACAACTAGGATTGTAAAAAATATATAGGTTCATGATTCTGGAAGAAGGTGAGTGAAGGTTCGATTCTTAAGGCTGTGTTTGATAGCGAAGAGTGAAATAAACTGAAGTACCCAAAACTACAGTAATTTTTGCTGTAGGTATTAGATACCATGGTTTTATCAAAACATAGTATTTTGAAGTGTTCATAATACACAAAACCTGTTTGGTTATTGCCGTAAAAGACAATATTATTGCCTAGCCGTTGCGTTCAAACACTGGCAGCTACCCTACCTAGCCGTGAAACCCGAAAGCATGCTAGCCAGCCACCGCAGGTAGAACACACTCCAGGACATAACCAGAATCAGGGCGCAAAATATGCAAGCGAGAGAGTTATTAACTCAAACAAACACCAGCACAGGGAACTAGACAGTCTGAACAATGTGCAAGAAACTTCGACATGAAACTGATGCATCCGGACGCAGCCATCTTCAGAGCAGTGGTTGATGTGCAGGTAATGTTACAAATTGTGCGGGGTGTGGCGCCGACGACAACGGAGCAGCCGACCAGCCAGACTTCAAGCAATCAACAACAGTCCTTTATTTTGCTTGAGGCCAGTCTATAGGTTACAGCGGGTGCTAAAAAACTAGGACGTATTGTTAtacgagagtaattgccatgcgGTTTTTCTTTAGGGTCACTTGCAATCTgtcaaactctattctcctcttatttaatggatgaggcaaatcttttgcctccgtttcaaaaaaaaacaacgGTCCTTTCTTTTCGCCTGCTTTGTTTTTAAAAAATAGGTCTGGGGTTCTTTTTATTATACAGAGAAAAAATTACAGTTTGTCAAATACTATAATATTGAAACAACAGTTTTTAGGGGCAATCAAACAGCCCATTGTAAATAAAACTATGGTAATCTAAACAACTGCAGTATTTTCAAAATGCTTAGAAAATACTTTACTATCAAGCGGGGCCTAAGAATACGAAGGAATGGGTGGAAAGAACAGACGCAGCTCGTCTGACGTACGGCCCacacactgacgtgtgggcccggaccCACCCGTCAGCGGCCCAACGGCAGGGGGCCGTACGTCAGGGGATCCGGCTCCGGAAAGAACTGGACCTTAATGGCTTGTCATGATGCCGGTCGTTCGGATCCAACAACCCTAACAATGGATGCTGCGTTTTATACGCTTGTACTGCAAGGGTGCAGCACACTGTACACCCCAGCAGGCAGCAGCTGCTCACCTCTTTGCTCACGCAGTCACGCTCCAGCCTCCAATGGCCTCCGCTTGCGATCGCCTCCGTTACCTCAAGGCCTTCGACGACACCAAGGCTGGCGTCAAAGGACTCATCGACGCAGGCATCACCACCGTCCCGGCCATCTTCCGCCACCCGCCGGACACCCTGGCGCGGGCCCACGACGAAGACCGCTTCGCGATCCCAGTAATCGACCTTGCTGGAGTGACGACGGCGCCGTCCAGGCGGGCCGAGCTGGTGGCCGAGGTGAAGGCAGCCGCGGAGACCGTGGGGTTCTTCCAGGTGGTGAACCACGGCGTGCCGGGGCCGGTCATGTCGGAGATGCTCGCTGCGCTGCGGAGCTTCAACGAGGAGCCGGCGGAGGCAAGGCGCCCCTACTACTCGAGGGACGGGCAGAGCCGCGTGAGGTACCACAGCAACTTCGACCTGTTCCGGTCGCCGGCGGCCAACTGGCGAGACACGCTGTACCTGGACATGGCGCCGACGGGGCCGTCGCCCGGGGAGATCCCGGCGGCGTGCAGAGGCATCGCGGTGGAGTTCACGAGGGAGGTGCAGAGGCTCGGCGGCACGCTCTTCGAGCTGCTGTCGGAGGCCATGGGCCTCCACCGTGGGTTCCTGGAGCAGCACGAAGCCGGCTGCCTCGAGGGGCTGAGCGTCGTCGGCCACTACTACCCGGCGTCGCCGCAGCCGCACCTCACCATGGGCACGTCCAGGCACACCGACCCGTCCTTCCTGACGGTGCTCCTCCAGGACATCGGCGGCCTCCAGGTGCTCCACCGGCAACGGAACGATGAGCAGCCGGTCTGGGTCGAGGTGCCCGCTGAGGCCGGCGCGTTCACCGTCAACGTCGGCGACTTCCTTCAGCTGCTCTCCAACGACAGGTTCAGGAGCGTGGAGCACCGTGTCCTCTCCAAGAGCGTGGGGCCTCGAGTCTCCGTGGCCTGCTTCTTCCGGCCGCATGGCGCGGCTGCAGCTGCCAGGGTGTGCGCCCCCATCCTCGTCGGCGACGGCGCCGCGAGTCCTCCAAGGTACAGGAGCGTCACAGTGGAGGAGTTGATCGTCCACTACAGGGACAAGGCTCTCGATGGCACCTCCATGCTTGACCACTACAGGATCTGATATCGATCTATCAAAGGCTACTCGATTG
This window contains:
- the LOC123130493 gene encoding 1-aminocyclopropane-1-carboxylate oxidase homolog 1-like yields the protein MLRFIRLYCKGAAHCTPQQAAAAHLFAHAVTLQPPMASACDRLRYLKAFDDTKAGVKGLIDAGITTVPAIFRHPPDTLARAHDEDRFAIPVIDLAGVTTAPSRRAELVAEVKAAAETVGFFQVVNHGVPGPVMSEMLAALRSFNEEPAEARRPYYSRDGQSRVRYHSNFDLFRSPAANWRDTLYLDMAPTGPSPGEIPAACRGIAVEFTREVQRLGGTLFELLSEAMGLHRGFLEQHEAGCLEGLSVVGHYYPASPQPHLTMGTSRHTDPSFLTVLLQDIGGLQVLHRQRNDEQPVWVEVPAEAGAFTVNVGDFLQLLSNDRFRSVEHRVLSKSVGPRVSVACFFRPHGAAAAARVCAPILVGDGAASPPRYRSVTVEELIVHYRDKALDGTSMLDHYRI